A single window of Pyrus communis chromosome 10, drPyrComm1.1, whole genome shotgun sequence DNA harbors:
- the LOC137748558 gene encoding uncharacterized protein isoform X3 has product MDWGSSGEEPTLCEELYSVNLIPSELFFKFRKEVKDLRVGLNLEFYNAPINEFQGKIVLKPLAPERMWKFIYEPIHQDVRVLSKKIPLTGYLNLQQVGIGHNFQINATGWKWKLTTCFGGDGISRIRNKTSVGLVPGVDLRFGWRADYVLPEITGALGTGEPWFNMNSGKLQASLDRVEAIVNYTDIYNLYKSKDKEQQQRPETDVISYSSPSDPLK; this is encoded by the exons ATGGATTGGGGTTCGAGTGGGGAAGAACCAACTTTGTGCGAAGAACTTTACAGTGTAAATTTGATACCGTCGGAGTTATTTTTCAAGTTCCGGAAAGAAGTGAAGGATTTAAGGGTCGGCCTCAATCTGGAG TTCTATAATGCTCCAATCAATGAGTTTCAAGGAAAGATTGTATTGAAGCCGTTGGCTCCTGAACGGATGTGGAAGTTCATCTACGAGCCTATCCATCAGGATGTTCGTGTTCTTTCAAAAAAGATTCCTCTAACTGGATATCTAAATCTTCAG CAGGTTGGCATAGGCCATAATTTTCAAATCAATGCAACCGGGTGGAAATGGAAACTTACTACTTGTTTTGGTGGAGATGGCATATCTCGGATCAGGAATAAGACATCGGTTGGCTTGGTCCCTGGTGTGGATTTGCGCTTTGGGTGGAGGGCGGATTATGTGCTTCCTGAAATTACCGG GGCGTTGGGTACTGGTGAACCGTGGTTCAACATGAACTCGGGAAAGTTGCAAGCATCACTAGATAGAGTTGAGGCCATCGTAAACTACACTGATATCTACAATTTATACAAGTCCAAAGACAAG GAACAGCAGCAGAGACCTGAAACGGATGTAATTTCTTATTCCAGTCCTTCGGATCCCTTAAAATGA
- the LOC137748558 gene encoding uncharacterized protein isoform X1, producing MDWGSSGEEPTLCEELYSVNLIPSELFFKFRKEVKDLRVGLNLEFYNAPINEFQGKIVLKPLAPERMWKFIYEPIHQDVRVLSKKIPLTGYLNLQQVGIGHNFQINATGWKWKLTTCFGGDGISRIRNKTSVGLVPGVDLRFGWRADYVLPEITGALGTGEPWFNMNSGKLQASLDRVEAIVNYTDIYNLYKSKDKQEQQQRPETDVISYSSPSDPLK from the exons ATGGATTGGGGTTCGAGTGGGGAAGAACCAACTTTGTGCGAAGAACTTTACAGTGTAAATTTGATACCGTCGGAGTTATTTTTCAAGTTCCGGAAAGAAGTGAAGGATTTAAGGGTCGGCCTCAATCTGGAG TTCTATAATGCTCCAATCAATGAGTTTCAAGGAAAGATTGTATTGAAGCCGTTGGCTCCTGAACGGATGTGGAAGTTCATCTACGAGCCTATCCATCAGGATGTTCGTGTTCTTTCAAAAAAGATTCCTCTAACTGGATATCTAAATCTTCAG CAGGTTGGCATAGGCCATAATTTTCAAATCAATGCAACCGGGTGGAAATGGAAACTTACTACTTGTTTTGGTGGAGATGGCATATCTCGGATCAGGAATAAGACATCGGTTGGCTTGGTCCCTGGTGTGGATTTGCGCTTTGGGTGGAGGGCGGATTATGTGCTTCCTGAAATTACCGG GGCGTTGGGTACTGGTGAACCGTGGTTCAACATGAACTCGGGAAAGTTGCAAGCATCACTAGATAGAGTTGAGGCCATCGTAAACTACACTGATATCTACAATTTATACAAGTCCAAAGACAAG CAGGAACAGCAGCAGAGACCTGAAACGGATGTAATTTCTTATTCCAGTCCTTCGGATCCCTTAAAATGA
- the LOC137748558 gene encoding uncharacterized protein isoform X2, giving the protein MDWGSSGEEPTLCEELYSVNLIPSELFFKFRKEVKDLRVGLNLEFYNAPINEFQGKIVLKPLAPERMWKFIYEPIHQDVRVLSKKIPLTGYLNLQVGIGHNFQINATGWKWKLTTCFGGDGISRIRNKTSVGLVPGVDLRFGWRADYVLPEITGALGTGEPWFNMNSGKLQASLDRVEAIVNYTDIYNLYKSKDKQEQQQRPETDVISYSSPSDPLK; this is encoded by the exons ATGGATTGGGGTTCGAGTGGGGAAGAACCAACTTTGTGCGAAGAACTTTACAGTGTAAATTTGATACCGTCGGAGTTATTTTTCAAGTTCCGGAAAGAAGTGAAGGATTTAAGGGTCGGCCTCAATCTGGAG TTCTATAATGCTCCAATCAATGAGTTTCAAGGAAAGATTGTATTGAAGCCGTTGGCTCCTGAACGGATGTGGAAGTTCATCTACGAGCCTATCCATCAGGATGTTCGTGTTCTTTCAAAAAAGATTCCTCTAACTGGATATCTAAATCTTCAG GTTGGCATAGGCCATAATTTTCAAATCAATGCAACCGGGTGGAAATGGAAACTTACTACTTGTTTTGGTGGAGATGGCATATCTCGGATCAGGAATAAGACATCGGTTGGCTTGGTCCCTGGTGTGGATTTGCGCTTTGGGTGGAGGGCGGATTATGTGCTTCCTGAAATTACCGG GGCGTTGGGTACTGGTGAACCGTGGTTCAACATGAACTCGGGAAAGTTGCAAGCATCACTAGATAGAGTTGAGGCCATCGTAAACTACACTGATATCTACAATTTATACAAGTCCAAAGACAAG CAGGAACAGCAGCAGAGACCTGAAACGGATGTAATTTCTTATTCCAGTCCTTCGGATCCCTTAAAATGA